The following nucleotide sequence is from Glycine max cultivar Williams 82 chromosome 9, Glycine_max_v4.0, whole genome shotgun sequence.
AAGAATGAGTTAAAAAATCTAAGAATTTGTTTCCGTAAAAAATTAGGGACGAGTTAGAACCAATTATAACCTAACTCAATTTGTCATTTGTTCACCCCTAATAagaaaatgatcttttaaaaCTTaccttaatattatttttaattaaaatttggttttaagCTAAACTAAGTGTAGAACCGTACTCTGAAGAAAATTAAGCAGATCACCAAACTAAATTTATCAGGACAAATATAAGTGATAATAttacatatatacacatatgTTTGGactaacattaacaaattattcccatttcaaataaatatcaggttgaaataattttatatagctttgagtaagattattttttttatgaagtgtGACCactaactttaaaataaaagtattcaaatataaatcttttcactttaaaattatttttaaccaaaattaatttctttccaAATTGATTTTTACAAACATTCACGCAAACAATATATACCATTTTGAAGAACTTGCATTAAAATTGGTCTAACACCAaatcatgagttttttttttttggcttaataTTCAATTTAATCTGTTAGTTTATCAAAGATGTTCAATTTagcatctttatttttttactatacaattaggtctcttaattttttaattttatccaattagATCCTTTCCGGTAGATCCGTTAAATTGATGGACGGAAAATTCTTGCGTGACAGTCAGGGGAtactttttatgattttttaaatgttgtgaATATATAACGgctactttatttattattatttaaaggtttaattactattcctataattttattatttatatttttttaattttttttaatttgaaaatgatttgttttctcataatttttatttttcttttttaatttttttagtttttataatttgtattttacttcttataatttatattttaattttttttagtttctataatttaaaaataatttttttagtccttatattttatattttaattctcttttaaacttaccaataatattatcaattacaattagtTATAAcaagtaatttataattaatttatcgcaaaataatttataataaaaaaattgataatttataactaattatttttatataattttagtaaaaattaaaagataattaaaatataaattatatgaaaaaaaataatcactcccgaattataaaaattaaaaaaaataaaataaaataaagactgAAAAAGAcctttttttaaactataaggaCGTATGAGAATTAAACTATAAATCATACTAAAAGAACcacttttctaaaaaaaatgtatttggaAAGAACAAGTCCagcaattatattaaatatattaaaattaaagaacaatcccCTTCTAGACAAACTACCAAACTCTATTTGGAAAGCAACATAAGAACAGATTGATAGCATTGTCAAGGATGACTCGTAAGAGTAAAATCAGCACTGCTTTTTCAACATCTGATTGTTCCACAAGCAAAGCAAAAATAGTAAAAAGTATGATTATTTCCTCAGTAGCACAAGACGTGGCCTTTCGTAGGATGCACGTAAATAATTGTCAACTCAACTCAGCAATGGTCTTCTTGTTTAGTCAGATTTATGCCTTTCACGCTTGAAGAGCGTGACAAGGCCATAGAATACTGAAAGCAACCACTGCCAAATAAGTATGAGCCAGTTTCTTGGCTTAGGAACTGGTTGAGGCCTTGGTCCAAATATTCCTTTATATATCTCTTTCTGCTTTTGGTAAACAGCCTTGTCATGTTCAGCAAGCAATCTCAATTCTTTAGCAATTGCTTTGTCTTGAGGGGCATATTTAGTTGCCTTTAGAAAATCTTCCCTGGCAGCATCTGTTTGCCCAAGTGTTGCTCTAGCCTTACCTCGCCTAAATAACGCCTTCACATTGTTCTCATCCTCACCCAGTACCTGCAAGTGGATCACCAATGACTTGACTTTCATGGATGTACTATGAGTAAAACATAATGTGGAAAAGATTATTTCAATATCAGCCAGATGGTTTTACCTTGCATCATAAATTTACAATACAATTTAGTTGAAATGCTAAGATATTTTGGCTTAATTTGTTTTCTAGATGAGATAACACATCCTGTCCGATTGACTATTGCATAACAAATAAACTAAATGCAGTACCCATGGACCAAATTAAGCTTACTATTGATAAGAATGTTTCTTCAGGAAAATTTGCCAAGCTCAAATAAACTAAATTGGCAGCAAAAACAACTCCTTGTTGACAGTAGCTACGTAATTTCTTTGACTGGCCAAATATAACAAGACATGCCTAGTAGTGAATAGTGACGAAGTTTGCATCTTCTGTCTTTGACATGATCTGACTGGGTTATCAATCaagcaaataaacaaaaaccagTTTGAAGCTTTCCTTGAATAAGATTAAAGGGAACCcttatgacaaaaaaacattaactgTCTTCAATGTCTCAAAGAGAGAATATTATGGCCTCACTAATGTCTGATGCTAAAGCAGCATATTATTAGAATATATTTGGAAGTTATAATTATATTCCATTCACAACCCAAAACTGGGGGAAAGGAACTTCcagaaaagataattttatcgCTATTTTAtatctagaaaaaaataattaaaggaacCTCAAAAAGTGGTATGactacaaaaattaaaacaaacagaaaacattttatGCTGAATCGATCAGTTAGAGTCCGATACGCACAGTGTTGCATTGTCCTATAGCTTCTTCGTAGCGGTTCAGCTTAATCAAACAGGCTGCCATGTTAAGATGGCATGGATTCTTTACAGCCAGAGCCATATCTCTATACTTCCCAAACAACTGGAACATGAAGTCATCTCCCATATATGCTATGGCCTGACAAGAACCAAGACAACCACAAATTTGTCAAACAACCCAAAATaataagagaagaaagaaatttcCATGGGTTAAGAATTATGTAGAAGAGCACAAGAAACATAAGTGTGTAACCATTTCATACTGTTGCATAGCCTcctctagtttttcttcctgaTACAAAGCATTTCCATCCATCTTTCTCCGGTCTGCTGCACCAATCCTTTCTTCCACAGTCATATCACTGCGAGCTTTGCCCTGTGAAATCAGGTGCCGTAAGCATCTAACCAAGTCCACAGCCATCCATAATTTAATGGCAACTTACTTCTTTGGTTTCATCAAAGCCAATGAGCTCAACTTCATAAACTAAATCTGCCTTGGGTGGAACATTTGGAAAAGAGAAGCTTCCTTCCTCTCCATATCCTAATTCCCAGCCCACACGCACCAATGCCCGCTCCCCAGCTTTCATGCTTGCCACACCAACGCTCAAGccagtcatttctttcttttctgtttaagagaaatacatcaaaatcaaataaacaataTCAAGCCCAGTGGAGCAGTTCACACAGTAAAAAGATCTCACACAAGTCCTATTGATTAATGTACAAAGAAACTCGATACTTCAAACTTCCATCAGGGGCATACCTTTTCCTAAGACCATCTCAATTGGCCGTTGCTCCAGCCATGTGTCTTCAAACTTGTGTTCTGATTTCTCAGCCCATGCCCTGTAATGGACTACAACCATATCCCCTAGCAATCATGATTTTGAtccaacaagaaaaagaaaaggctaGGCAGGAAAGCGCCACTAAGAATAGTACAGTAGTAGATATTAGGACTACTTCCTGGTACAATATTGGTCCTCCCAGCTTTTATCCCCATTTAacctcaacaaaaaaaaatcttatggtGAAACAACATTAGATGTCCAAACATTTTACATTTTCACATCAAATCATTCTCATGTATCGCTTAAATTATAGCTTGAGTTTCTATACCAAGCTAGACACAACGAAATCCAttccaagaaaaaagaaaattctgatATCACATTACATTACCACAATACTCAAATCTGGGGCGGTTTGACATACCCCTCAAAGTATGATAACTTGAAGTGAAAGCACAAGTAGTTTGAAAAGGATAAGTTCAATTgtgttcaaatattttttatatacacaattgcaaattaaaatatgtaactcTAGCGTTTTTACAAGTAGGAAACATGCAACAGAACATCATGGATTGTAGTGACATCATTGGATTTCACACTAATCGCAAACATGACAGAGTGAGACTAAGATTGAGTATGGTACTTACAGAAGCAAGTTGAATATTTGGAAGGTTTCTGGCCATGGCCTTCCTTAATGATTTGCTTGGTGACCTTCTCATGAAGGACTTCAACTTCAGAATCAACTTTTGGGGGGTTACTACTGAATTCTGGTGCCGGTTCCCCTTTAACAAATGCTGAACTTTCAGTAATCACTTCATTTTCATCTTCTTGACCTGCAACAATTAACAGTGCGAAAAAAAGAGAGGTTTAAGCAAGCATATACGAAGGTGAAAGAAAGACCATTTTGTCTAAACCATAGAAGTGCATGCAAATTACCGAGCGATGATTGGGTTTGAGACCCTTGAAGTTCCTCCATTCTACAAAATTTTTGTTGCACACACAATTtgaggagagaaagaaaaaaagaagctaaCTAGATTAGTTTAGAATTTAAGAGGAACCAAACACCACGGGAGATGAAAATTGTGGAAGTGGAAAGACAGTGGAACTCTCTTACGTTGACTTGATCGGCTTTTGTTAGCGTCGTCTGTCACTCGATCTGGgaagattctagagagagaaataaaGGAAGAGTAAGACGGCTGAAATTACCAAAaagtctttttcttcttctaaatgcCACTTTtgagggtgttgctaggtgcatcctccaccattatCGCTAATGCAcctagcatttttttaaaatgctaaaaTTGTCCCTACGTTTTCTTTATATTTGTGATGGGTGTGTCTAAGGATGGTCCATAAATTGTATGgttcaagttgatccgtaaggttaatacggatcaagttaattcgtatgttgatattaagcgcatacggatcaagttgatccataaaatGCTTATGAACCAAATTGATCCATAAGACTTCTACATATCAACTTAAAACACTTACAGATCAAGGATATTTCagtcttttttacttaagtgctGGGTACACCAAGAATAATACTGGATACACCTAACAACACCccacttttgatgcatattaatattatttttttactttgctACCTTgaatagttttattttgatattacttttaaagttttgttttggtataataagttttaaaaatcttattttaaccttttattttttaaaaaatttattttgatcatttcttgcattttttaaatattaatattctatgaatgttttaaattttaattaattaattaatgtaattgtcattattttaaatcaattattttatcacatacactAATGTTTACCTTAGACCATtctaaattcatataaaaaaatcaaaaaggaCAGACTATATTGCAAACTCAAGCTAAGAAAATTACTTAAGTCACTCAAATGTGATATATTTTGCTCATATCTGAGCCACAGAGGATTTAaaacacaatattttttatttatttttttattgtagtaACACGACAGTTTTTAAAGATAGCTATAAACACAAGAAAATGCTTTGCATTTCTTTTACATGATTACTATGATTCAAGTTCCCAACAACATGGATCCCTTGTGctgaatttcaatattttaatggaTTGGACTATCCCGGCGGTGTATGCAAGTTCTGCATGCTCTAACAGGGAACGTAAACCAGAGCAAGAGAGCTCTACTAAACCATAACATCCTCTCAACACTTCCTTTCAGGAGCAAAACTGATTCATGGAATGATCAAGTTCAAGGTCATAGCAATCCTTCCATGTGGTTTGATTTGATCGATTTGCAGATTGGAATCTCCGCCTAAAAGAATTTGTCTTTACAAAATTCTCACACCCCAATAATGGAATgggaaattaaagaacaatgaaggaaggaaggaaagaaaaaagaaaaaatgtgacGTACACATTTGCATGACCTATGCACATAAAAACAGCTCTGAAAAATTTGCAAGGATGCCAATAAAAGATACGCCTCCTTGCAGGAAGCAAATCAATGAAGAAATATAATTCAGTGAACAGGCTGATCGATAATTGTTGCCCCTAAAAAGACACTGATCCAACCATAAATTCATGGTCAAGAAAGCAGCTAGTGCAACTATTCCGAGCATCTTCTATATCAACTAATGTGAGGAAAGTTTTATCAAGAAGCTCAACTATGAGAATCACCATCTTTTCTGCCATGAATCAACATCCGGCTGCTTTCAAGAAATTATCATACGGGCGTGATGCTGGCAGTTGAAAGAAGGCAGCCTGATGCTGGTATGCTGTTGCACAAAGCCTTGGAGCAGTGTCAGGCAATGTGTTGTGTGAATTCGAGTCGAAGTTTGAATCCAAAAACGGATTTCCACTCTGCAATTCAAATAGCATGGGAATAAGATGCTTTTTTGGTTATAGGGAAAAGTTAACTTGAGCTTTATAAACATGATGGCATCCAATAAAAGGGTGAGTGGTAAGTAGAATTTAATAATTGAACACTCCCTTCAAAAAAAGTAGCTTAAGTGCCCCATAGATGGAAATATCTCAAAGTGAACAGTGTTtattagaaatttcaaaatttgatgaAGTAAAGAAGTACCGAAGATAAAGTCTGTTGAACGCTGGAATTTGAGGACTCGTCCTTTTGCTGGTAGTATTCAGGAGCAGGAATCCTAAATGAATATCCTTGCATTGGAAGGGTACCCATGAAAGTGGACATCTTCTGCTGCTTTCCCACGAGGAGGGCCTCACAATGGAGAGCCATTTCCTTGTAAGGCATGTCAAACGGTGTTGAAATAGAAATCCGTCCTACTTGATGTGTTGTCTCCGAAACCTGCAGatgaatatcattttttataataagaataaatagtAGATGCAATGGCTGTGTAAAGTCTTTTACAATGACATCCAATCACATATAgtcatatatgataagttttttaatttttataataaatactttaaaagTTATGCCAAGAAGAATTTTTAACTAGTAAACCATATAAAAAAATCGTAAACAATACATGCCTGTTAaacttgaataataaaattcattaactttgatttttgagaaataaaatttaaatagtaaAACCAGGTAGTACCATATACATAAGAATTAGCtgagaaaaatgaagacagaAATGCACAAGTGTTCTTTTTTCAACCTCGGTTAATTCTACTGCTAACAATCAAAACAAATACCAAGAATAAAATTCACCCATAGTCTAACtatgaacaaatttatcatttaatgtGGAGACCGGAGAGAAGGAGTGGAAGTAGGTCAAACCTTCCGTTGAGGACCTATGGCTCAGCCAGTTTAAGACCTGGCCTGATCCAGCTCACTTAACAAAAAAGATCAaacttaaactttttaaaaaacctATTTAAATAGGCCAGGCCATATATCTTAAGAAAAACCTATTGTTTagcaataatattttataattaaaatattattattaatatgatatataatattataattattttatttaaattataaattattttagtagtttgatgatttgaatcattttaattaatgtttgaaaTATGTTAAGTCGTATAAGTATAGATAAGTAACAAGAATATGAACTCTTTTCTTTAGGTGAGACTTTAAAGACTTGGTAACATGTCACATGTAATGTTTTTAGGCAAATTTTGCCAATATCTTGTGATTTAAAATTGtcttattgaaaatatttggttttgtttaaaaaataataatttttacactTCATGATATGAAATAAGCCTTTAAATGGACTAACGGGCCCAAGCCTAAAAATAGGCTTGTTACGGGTAACAGACCCAGgcttgaaatataaaaatataaaacaggtCAGGTTTAAATAGGATTCGGCCCAGTCCAGTCCATTTTCACCCCTACTCAAGAGTCTACAGAAAGAATACAATCTTCATGACTCTCCAAGAGTGTTGAGATTGAGAACCAAGTCAACCCAATTGCCTAAGTTATTTATTAGGAGCAGATTTCAAGTAGTTAATATATCTAATGTGTTCTCCTTATGTAAGAGCCCTTTAGGTTTGATGTATTGGCAAGGCATAGGCCCCACACTCAAGTTTCttgctaaaattataattttaatattttattaggaGAATAGAGGGTTCGGTATTATGTCAAGAGCCAAATCAACCTCAAAACATAATTTGTTAGATGGAGGACCAAGAATACTCTAACAATTACGACGGGTTCAGAACAACATTAATCAAAATCCaagagtttttgaaaaaaaagtgatattttcctataatttaattcaaactAAAGATGCTATAAGTGTGTATATGTTAATGACAAGAACTTACTGAACCCAAAATGTCATCAACACTCAGCAGGCTTAGATTTTGTGAGGGCTGTTGCATTGAATCAGAATTAGCTTGGCTCTCCAAACCACAAGGTGGAATGTCATCGTCAATAGTAAATAATGAAATATCAACCTGCATTATTTCACGGGAGTAAGCTATGAAggctaaaataaaatgaaaatacattcTTCTTTTCAGAAAAGCAAGAACAGAGTTGCACAAGTTACCATATCAGGAAGTTTATCTTCTTTTAGTCCAGACTGGTACATATTTCCTGTTGTCTCGGCAGATAACTGGGCTCCCAAAGGACAGGCATCATCAGGTGAGAAATCATTCAGCAGCCGTTCTCTTAAGATGGATGATTCCTACATAGAAAAGACTCAAAGTTAGTTCATTCATTCTGATAAGCTGCTGTATCATTACATGATATCTAGCCATTACATTAGACGATTTTCCCAGACTCTGCACTATCATGGTAGCAAATGATTCTTTAGACTGGCTCTCAGTTAACTTTATTGCTGAAAGTGACTTTAAAGCATCTTCATCATCCTCTTTTGATCCATAAACTTTACTTGGCTGCTTATCTGTATCAGTAACCGCTTGTAACTTGCTATCATTAACCAGTTGCAGGAATGGATCAACCTAAAAGCAcaaaagattctaagagataaAGTGAATGGCAATTTATCACAACAAATATCAATAGGAAATAGATAGCACAGTTGAGTAAATAATCAATGCATTAGCAAGCAATAACAGAAAGTGGGGAAAGTATGGAAAATAGAACAACTTAAATGAAAAACTTTGTATGAAACAAGATATACATACTGTTCTATCTGTCAATGTCGTTTTAGCAATAGAAATTAGAGAGAGGATGTTGTAGGCCTTGGATGCGAAGATAATCATGGATGTTGCCAGTGTAAAGAGAGATCTGCGGCGTGATGGTTGCAGCTTTACTGGAAAAAAATAACAGTTTTTCAAAACTAGGCACCTTAACACTTTGCAACTTCGAACCATTTTGTCCAAAAGCAACATAAaagaaacaagaataaaataatcaaatatgagATCGTATGCAATAAATATAATTCATGCTATAACCTCTCAAGTTCTGTTTGGTTGACTATGCAAGAAATGATCTCATTAATCCTATACATCATGGAAAATCCAGACCAACATACTACCACATGAAGCACATTACATCACAAGCCACATTAGAAATTTGCCCATGCCATATATTGACTACTAGATATTAATTacaatcacaaaaatatacaaatgcttatttctaatttttgttgttcaaaGTCAGGGATGAGGATATTGCATATGAATTCAGGTAAAAGTTTATGGCCTCTGc
It contains:
- the LOC100813374 gene encoding peptidyl-prolyl cis-trans isomerase FKBP42; translation: MEELQGSQTQSSLGQEDENEVITESSAFVKGEPAPEFSSNPPKVDSEVEVLHEKVTKQIIKEGHGQKPSKYSTCFFHYRAWAEKSEHKFEDTWLEQRPIEMVLGKEKKEMTGLSVGVASMKAGERALVRVGWELGYGEEGSFSFPNVPPKADLVYEVELIGFDETKEGKARSDMTVEERIGAADRRKMDGNALYQEEKLEEAMQQYEMAIAYMGDDFMFQLFGKYRDMALAVKNPCHLNMAACLIKLNRYEEAIGQCNTVLGEDENNVKALFRRGKARATLGQTDAAREDFLKATKYAPQDKAIAKELRLLAEHDKAVYQKQKEIYKGIFGPRPQPVPKPRNWLILIWQWLLSVFYGLVTLFKRERHKSD